CCCCTCGTGCATGCGGGCCCCGCCCCCTGAACCGCTGACGATGATCAGCGGCAAGCGCTCGACCGTGGCTCGCTCGATGGTGCGGGTCAGCTTTTCGCCGACCACGGCCCCCATGCTGCCCATGATGAAGGCCGAATCGGTGACGCCGAAGGCCACGCGGCGGGCACGGATCATTCCCGACCCCACCACGGCCGCATCGCGCAGGCCGGTACGTTTCTGTTCTTCCTTTAGCCGCTCGCGATACGGCTTTTTATCGGCAAAGGCCAGCGGGTCGACCGGCTCCAGCTCGTCGAACCATTCCTCGAAAGTCCCCTCGTCCAGCAATTGCCGGATCCGCTCCTGGGCGGGAACGTACCAGTGGTAATCGCACTCGGGACAGACCCCCATCCGCTTGTCGGCTTCTTTGCGGAAGATAGTCCGCTGGCAGCCGGGGCAGCGTTTCCAAAGCCCCTCAGGGACACCCCGTTTGGGATGTTTCACGCTGGGTTGCTCGGCCTGAACGTCAGACTTCCCACTGGTCAAGGGAACGCTCCCGAACGTCGATGGCGAGGTTTCTGGAGTCATGGCAGTTTGCCAATCGTAGCAGGTTCACCCCATCGTGTAAGCCCGAGTATCAGGGGCATGCCTCGGGGCGGAACTCGTCGGTTTGCAGGTGGCCGCCGGGCAGCCAGCCGCGAAACCGGACCGGTGAATTACCGGCTGCCGGCCCCTTAGATGCCGCCGGCAGGGCCTAGGAAACCTTCTCGGGCGAGATTTCCAGCAGTTGCCAGTCGCCGTGGCAGGCCGAGGCTTGCCACAAGTCGCCGACTTTCCCCTGGCACAGCCGGGCTTTCACGAGCGACCCCAGCGGCTCGGGAATCACAAGGGCGATGACCCCTTCGCGGT
The sequence above is a segment of the Pirellulales bacterium genome. Coding sequences within it:
- the accD gene encoding acetyl-CoA carboxylase, carboxyltransferase subunit beta, which encodes MTSGKSDVQAEQPSVKHPKRGVPEGLWKRCPGCQRTIFRKEADKRMGVCPECDYHWYVPAQERIRQLLDEGTFEEWFDELEPVDPLAFADKKPYRERLKEEQKRTGLRDAAVVGSGMIRARRVAFGVTDSAFIMGSMGAVVGEKLTRTIERATVERLPLIIVSGSGGGARMHEGILSLMQMAKVSAALARFDAAGGLFISVLTNPTMGGVAASFASLGDVIFAEPRALIGFAGPRVIQAAMRIELPKGFQTSEFLLEHGFIDRIVRRSDLKSEIARTIDFCGK